In the genome of Cuculus canorus isolate bCucCan1 chromosome 26, bCucCan1.pri, whole genome shotgun sequence, one region contains:
- the ERLIN2 gene encoding erlin-2 isoform X1 translates to MTSRVAGKAGGSGHGPAGRDRGARPQLLRRRLPLGHPQDRGGAHRRLLPRRGVADLHQRARLPPHAALHHVLQTTLQTDEVKNVPCGTSGGVMIYFDRIEVVNFLIQSAVYDIVKNYTADYDKALIFNKIHHELNQFCSVHTLQEVYIELFDQIDENLKLALQQDLTTMAPGLIIQAVRVTKPNIPETIRRNYELMESEKTKLLIAAQKQKVVEKEAETERKKALIEAEKIAQVAEITYGQKVMEKETEKRISEIEDAAFLAREKARADAECYTAMKVAEANKLKLTPEYLQLMKYKAIAANSKIYFGKDIPNMFMDYAGSQTKLAEGLAEGILEEDGAGTSEDTKLLHNVN, encoded by the exons ATGACGTCACGCGTCGCCGGTAAAGCCGGCGGCAGCGGGCATGGCCCAGCTGGGCGCGATCGCGGCGCTCGCCCTCAGCTTCTTCGCCGCCGCCTTCCTCTCGGCCATCCACAAGATCGAGGAGGGGCACATCGGCGTCTACTACCG CGGCGGGGCGTTGCTGACCTCCACCAGCGGGCCCGGCTTCCACCTCATGCTGCCCTTCATCACGTCCTACAA ACCACGCTGCAGACAGACGAGGTGAAGAATGTTCCCTGTGGCACCAG cGGTGGAGTGATGATTTATTTTGACAGAATTGAGGTGGTGAATTTCCTGATCCAGAGTGCAG TGTATGACATCGTGAAGAACTACACTGCTGACTATGACAAAGCTCTAATCTTCAACAAGATCCACCATGAGCTGAACCAGTTCTGCAGCGTCCACACACTGCAGGAAGTCTACATCGAGCTGTTCG ATCAGATTGATGAAAACCTTAAACTGGCCTTGCAGCAAGACCTGACGACCATGGCCCCTGGGTTAATTATACAG GCAGTTCGAGTTACAAAGCCAAACATCCCTGAAACAATCCGGAGGAATTATGAGCTCAT GGAGAGCGAGAAGACAAAGCTGCTGattgcagcacagaagcagaaggtggtggagaaggaagcagagacagagaggaagaaagccCTCATCG aggcagaaaaaatagCACAAGTTGCTGAAATAACTTATGGACAGAAAGTGATGGAAAAGGAAACGGAGAAGCGGATTTCAGAGATTGAAG atgctgCGTTTCTTGCAAGAGAGAAGGCGAGAGCTGATGCCGAGTGCTACACCGCTATGAAAGTAGCCGAGGCTAACAAG CTGAAGTTGACTCCTGAGTACTTGCAGCTGATGAAATACAAGGCCATTGCTGCAAACAGCAAGATATATTTTGGCAAAGATATTCCCAACATGTTCATGGACTATGCGGGAAGCCAGACCAAACTTGCAGAGGGACTGGCAGAAGGAATCTTAGAAGAGGATGGGGCAGGAACCAGTGAGGACACAAAACTACTTCATAATGTCAACTGA
- the ERLIN2 gene encoding erlin-2 isoform X2 has product MAQLGAIAALALSFFAAAFLSAIHKIEEGHIGVYYRGGALLTSTSGPGFHLMLPFITSYKSVQTTLQTDEVKNVPCGTSGGVMIYFDRIEVVNFLIQSAVYDIVKNYTADYDKALIFNKIHHELNQFCSVHTLQEVYIELFDQIDENLKLALQQDLTTMAPGLIIQAVRVTKPNIPETIRRNYELMESEKTKLLIAAQKQKVVEKEAETERKKALIEAEKIAQVAEITYGQKVMEKETEKRISEIEDAAFLAREKARADAECYTAMKVAEANKLKLTPEYLQLMKYKAIAANSKIYFGKDIPNMFMDYAGSQTKLAEGLAEGILEEDGAGTSEDTKLLHNVN; this is encoded by the exons ATGGCCCAGCTGGGCGCGATCGCGGCGCTCGCCCTCAGCTTCTTCGCCGCCGCCTTCCTCTCGGCCATCCACAAGATCGAGGAGGGGCACATCGGCGTCTACTACCG CGGCGGGGCGTTGCTGACCTCCACCAGCGGGCCCGGCTTCCACCTCATGCTGCCCTTCATCACGTCCTACAAGTCAGTGCAG ACCACGCTGCAGACAGACGAGGTGAAGAATGTTCCCTGTGGCACCAG cGGTGGAGTGATGATTTATTTTGACAGAATTGAGGTGGTGAATTTCCTGATCCAGAGTGCAG TGTATGACATCGTGAAGAACTACACTGCTGACTATGACAAAGCTCTAATCTTCAACAAGATCCACCATGAGCTGAACCAGTTCTGCAGCGTCCACACACTGCAGGAAGTCTACATCGAGCTGTTCG ATCAGATTGATGAAAACCTTAAACTGGCCTTGCAGCAAGACCTGACGACCATGGCCCCTGGGTTAATTATACAG GCAGTTCGAGTTACAAAGCCAAACATCCCTGAAACAATCCGGAGGAATTATGAGCTCAT GGAGAGCGAGAAGACAAAGCTGCTGattgcagcacagaagcagaaggtggtggagaaggaagcagagacagagaggaagaaagccCTCATCG aggcagaaaaaatagCACAAGTTGCTGAAATAACTTATGGACAGAAAGTGATGGAAAAGGAAACGGAGAAGCGGATTTCAGAGATTGAAG atgctgCGTTTCTTGCAAGAGAGAAGGCGAGAGCTGATGCCGAGTGCTACACCGCTATGAAAGTAGCCGAGGCTAACAAG CTGAAGTTGACTCCTGAGTACTTGCAGCTGATGAAATACAAGGCCATTGCTGCAAACAGCAAGATATATTTTGGCAAAGATATTCCCAACATGTTCATGGACTATGCGGGAAGCCAGACCAAACTTGCAGAGGGACTGGCAGAAGGAATCTTAGAAGAGGATGGGGCAGGAACCAGTGAGGACACAAAACTACTTCATAATGTCAACTGA
- the PLPBP gene encoding pyridoxal phosphate homeostasis protein: MREAEAASRAGMWRAGMAAGGGLGPALRAVTEQVQQAAARRPQGLPAVQPRLVAVSKTKPAEMVIDAYSHGQRSFGENYVQELLEKASDSRILSSCPEIKWHFIGHLQKNNVNKLIAVPNLFMLETLDSVKLADRVNSSWQKKGSSQKLKVMVQVNTSGEDSKHGLPPGDTAAAVEHVINKCPSLEFVGLMTIGSIGHDLSKGPNPDFQMLLSLRQEVCKKLNLPIEKVELSMGMSTDFQHAIEVGSTNVRIGSTIFGERDYSNKAASDKAAAETKGEMEALTAQGH; this comes from the exons ATGCGTGAGGCGGAAGCCGCGTCCCGGGCGGGGATGTGGAGAGCGGGCATGGCCGCCGGGGGAGGGCTGGGACCGGCGCTGCGGGCCGTCACCGAGCAGGTGCAGCaggcggcggcgcggcggccGCAG GGGCTCCCAGCCGTGCAGCCGCGTCTGGTGGCCGTCAGCAAAACAAAGCCGGCAGAGATGGTGATCGATGCCTACAGCCATGGGCAGCGCAGCTTCGGGGAGAACTAC GTCCAGGAGCTGCTTGAAAAAGCATCAGACTCCAGA attcTGTCATCTTGTCCAGAGATCAAGTGGCATTTTATTGGtcatctgcagaaaaataacGTCAACAAGTTAATTG CTGTCCCTAACCTGTTCATGTTGGAAACGCTGGATTCTGTGAAGCTGGCAGACAGAGTCAACAGCTCCTGGCAGAAGAAGGGGTCGTCTCAGAAGCTGAAGGTCATGGTGCAAGTTAATACGAGTGGAGAAGACA GCAAGCATGGCCTTCCTCCCGGAGACACTGCGGCTGCTGTGGAGCACGTCATCAACAAGTGTCCGAGCCTGGAGTTTGTGGGACTGATGACAATCGGCAGCATTGGGCATGACCTTAGCAAGGGGCCCAATCCTGACTTCCAG ATGCTGCTGTCATTGCGGCAGGAAGTGTGTAAGAAGCTGAATCTCCCCATTGAGAAGGTGGAGCTGAGCATGGGAATGTCCACAGACTTCCAGCACGCA aTAGAGGTTGGATCTACAAATGTCAGGATTGGAAGCACTATTTTTGGAGAGCGAGACTATTCCAACAAAGCAGCCAGTGACAAGGCAGCTGCTGAAACTAAAGGTGAAATGGAGGCCTTGACAGCACAAGGTCATTAG